TGCCGCGTGACGCGCTCGAGCTCGAAGCGGCTCATCTTGCTGGGGTCGCAGTCGATGCCGCCCTTGGCGCCGCCGAAGGGCACGTCGACGATGGCGGTCTTCCAGGTCATCAGGCTCGCGAGGGCCGTCGCGTGGCCCTCGTCCATCGACGGGTGGTAGCGGAGGCCGCCCTTGCAGGGCCCGCGGTTGCTGTTGTGCTGCGCGCGGTAACCGGTGTAGTGCATCAGCTGGCCGTCGTCGGCCTCTTCGACGATCTCGACCTTCACGACACGATTGGGCGTGAGCAGGATGTCCCGCACCTTCGGAGCCAAATTCAACACATCTGCGGCCTGATTGAAGTAGCGATGAGTGGCTTCGAGCATTTCGTTTCTCCTTCAATCGGATGCGACGGTAGCCTGCCGCCAGATCGATCGCGAACGCCCTCGGGTACTGCACGATCTCTCGCCTGAGACGCGCATCATCGTCTCCGAGCCGCGCAGCGATGTTGTCGCAATGTGGATAGAAATGCCGAAGTCGAATCGTTACGACGTATACTAGGGTGCTGGCTCACCGCCGACGAAATGATCCACTGGGGAGGCGACCAGGCGGCCACCGCCCTCGTCGAGGCTCCGTAGAGAGGAACCGATGATGAAGCTGCGCACCAAGGTGCTCCAAGCGGGCTCGGCCCTGCTGGCCGGGCTCGCCCTGGCCATTCCGGTCGGCTGCGGCGACGAGGCTCCGCCTCCGGCCGAAGTCGTCCGGCCGATCAAGATCCTCGAGATCGGGGGCGGGGGCGAAGGCGCGCGCCGCGAATACCCCGGTACGATCGGGGCCGCCCAGAGTGCCGAGCTCGCCTTCGAGGTGGCCGGCAAGCTCGACGCGTTCCCGGTCGAGGAAGGCCAGGAGGTCGAGACAGGCACCGTCCTCGCGAGCTTGGATGCGCGGGACTACGACGCGCGGCTCGACAAGGCGCAGGCCAAGACGAACCACGCCCGCAGCGAGTACAAGCGCGCCAAGACGCTCTACGACGAGGGCGTCACTCCGGAGGCCGAGCGCGAAAGAAAGCAGCGCCTGCTCGAGATCGCCGAGGCCGACCTTCGCGAGGCGCAGAAGGCCGTCGAGGACACCGTGCTGCGCGCGCCCTTCTCCGGCGCAGTCGCGCGCAAGCTGGTCGAAGACTTCGAGAACGTGCAGGCGAAGCAGCCCGTCGTGCTGCTCGAAGACGATACGAGCCTGGAGATCGTGGTCGACGTGCCCGAGCGGGACATCCTGCAGAGGGGGCAGGACACTGGAGACAACGCGGAGGTAACGCGACGCATCGACCCCATGGTCCTCCTGACCGCGCTGCCGGACCGAAGCTTCCCGGCACGGGTGAAGGAATTCTCGACCAGCGCCGATCCGACCACCCGCACCTTTCAGGTCACACTGGCCTTCGATCCGCCGACCGATACCCGCGTGCTGCCGGGCATGACCGCCAAGGTCACGATCCGCGCACCGGAGGAGCTGGGCTCCGGCCTGAGCCTGCCCGCCAGCTCCGTCCTGGCCGACGAGAACGGAGCGTCCTACGTGTGGGTCGTGGACCCGAGCGCCATGACCGTCAGCCGACGGGCCATCTCCGTGGGCGAGTTGGCCGGCGACCGCGTGAGCGTGACGTCGGGCCTCGCGCCAGGCGATTGGGTGGCCGTCTCCGGCGTCCACCACCTGCGCGAAGGCATGCAGATCTCGCGGGCAGGCGACTGAGGCCAACATGAACTTCGCCGACATCGCCCTGCGCAACCGGACCGTCACCCTCGTGCTGACGGCGGTCATGATCTTCGGGGGGCTCAATGCCTTCCAGAGCCTGTCCCGCCTCGAGGATCCCGAGTTCACCATCAAGGATGCACTCGTCATCACGCCGTACCCGGGAGCCTCCGCCTACGAGGTGGAGAACGAGGTGAGCGACGAGATGGAGCTGGCGGTGCAGCAGCTGGCCCAGCTGAAGGAGGTGACGTCGAAATCCGACCGCGGGCTCTCGACGCTCACCGTCTCGATCAAGGACCAGTACGACAGGGCCCGCCTTCCGCAGGTGTGGGACGAGCTGCGACGAAAGGTCGGCGACGCGCAACGCAACCTCCCGCCCGGCGCGGGCCCATCCCTCGTGATCGACGACTTCGGAGACGTCTACGGCGTGTTCGTCGCCGTCTACGGCCCCGAGTACAACTACGCCGAGCTCAAGGATTTCGTCGAGCTGCTGCGCCGCGAGCTCCTGCTGGTGCAGGACGTGGCCAAGATCGAGCTGTGGGGCGAGCGTACCGAGGCCATCTACGTCGAGCCCTCGAGAGAGCGGATGTCCCAGCTGAACGTTCCGATGGAGGCGGTGATGGCCGAGCTGCGAGCCCGCAACCTGGTGGCCGACGCCGGGCGGGTCGAGGTGGGGCCCGAGTTCATTGCCATCCAGCCGGGTGGCCTGTTCGACTCCGTCGAGGACTTCGAGAACCTGCGGATCAGCGGAGGGGCGAGCGGTTCCCAGATCCGGCTGCGCGACATCGCCTCGGTACGCCGCGGCTACGTCGAGCCGCAGGCCAAGATCCTGCGCTACGACGGCCACGTCGCCATCGGTCTCGGCATTTCGACGCTCTCGGGCGGCAACGTGGTGACGATGGGCGAGCTGGTGAACGCCCGGGCGATCGAGCTACGCGACCAGTGGCCCCTGGGCATCGAAGTCGGCGTGGTTTCGCTCCAGTCGGCGGCAGTGGTCACCGCCATCGAGGGCTTCACCGTCAGTCTGATGCAGGCGGTGGCGATCGTCGTGGTGGTGTTGCTCTTCTTCATGGGCGTGCGAAGCGGTCTGTTGATCGGCTTCATCCTGTTCCTGACCATCACAGGAACCTTCATCTTCCTGGGGCCGATGGGGGTGGCGCTGGAGCGCATCTCGCTCGGCGCGCTGATCATTGCCCTGGGCATGCTCGTCGACAACGCGATCGTCGTGGTGGATGGCATGCTGGTACGCCTGCAGGAAGGTCAGGCCGCCGAGGACGCCGCGCGTGAAGTGGTGAGCCAGACCTCGATGCCGTTGCTCGGGGCCACCGCCGTGGCGATCATGGCCTTTGCCGCGATCGGAACCTCGGACGATTCCACCGGGGAGTACTGCCGTTCGCTCTTCCAGGTGGTGCTGGTCTCCCTGGGGTTGAGCTGGGTGACCGCGGTGACCGTCACTCCCGTGCTCTGCGTGATGTTCCTGAAGGCCCCCGAAGGCGGGGGAGGCGACCCCTATGCCGGCCGTTTCTACGCCGCCTACAGCGCGATCCTGCGCGGCTGCATCCGCATGCGCTGGGTGACCGTGGCCTGTGTGGTCGGCCTGTTCGCCGTCTCCCTCTACGGCTTCGGCTTCGTCGACCGCAGCTTCTTCCCCGACTCGACGCGCCCCCAGTTCATGCTCGATTTCTGGATGCCCCAGGGCACCCACATCGATACCACCAACCAGGCCGTCACTGGGGTGGAGCAGTACCTGCTCGAGCAGGAAAAGATCACCCACGTCTCTTCACTGGTCGGGGCGGGCGGAATGCGCTTCCTGCTCACGTATGCCCCCGAGAAGACGAACTCCTCCTACGCGCAATTCCTGGTGGACGTGGCGCCCGAGGATTACACGGCCATTCCGGGCCTGATCACCGATGCCGAGGCCGCGCTGCGCCTCTCCCATCCGGACGCATTGGTGAACGGCAAGCGCTTTCTGCTGGGACCCGGCGAGGGCGGAAAGATCCAGGTGCGCATGAGCGGGGAGGACCCGAACGAGCTGCGCCGCATCGAGGGCGAGGTGCTCGCCATCCTGGCGGCAGATCCCGCCGCCAAGGGCATCCGCTCGGATTGGGGCGAGCGGGTCAAGGTGCTGAACGTGGACCTGGCCGACGAGGAGGCGAGCCGCGCTGGAATCACCCGTGAAGGCGTGGCGGACGCCGTCAAGGCGGGCTTCGACGGCGTGACCATCGGCGTCTTCCGCGAGGGCGACGAGCTGCTTCCCATCCTGTTTCGCGCGCCGGCGGAGGAACGCGGCGACGTCTCGAGCATCAACGACCGGCAGATCTGGAGCCCAGCCGCCGGTCGCTCGATTCCGCTGCGCCAGGTGGTTTCGGGCTTCGAGACCGGCTTCGAAGACGACATGGTCTGGCGCCGAGACCGCAAGCGCACCATCACCGTGCACGCAGACCCGGCGAGCGGCCCGGCGAGTACGGTGTTCGCGCGAATCCGGCCGCAGATCGAGGCCCTCGAGCTCCCCACCGGCTACGTGATCGAGTGGGGCGGCGAGTACGAGAGCTCCGGCGACGCCCAGGCCGCGCTGGCCGGCTCGATTCCGCTCTTCGTGCTGCTGATGTTCCTGATCGTGGTCGTGCTGTTCAACTCTCTGCGCCAGCCGACGATGATCTTCCTGTGCGTCCCCCTGGCCTTGATCGGCGTCGCGGGCGGCCTGTTGCTTACCGGCCAGCCCTTCGGCTTCATGGCGCTGCTCGGCTTCCTCTCGCTGATGGGCATGCTGATCAAGAACGCGATCGTGCTGATCGACGAGATCGAGCTGCAGAAGCGCGGGGACAAGTCCGAATTCCAGGCCATCATGGATTCTGGCGTCAGCCGCCTGCGGCCAGTGGCGATGGCTGCGGTGACCACGGCACTCGGCATGATCCCGCTGCTACCCGATGCCTTCTTCGTCGCCATGGCCGTGACGATCATCGGCGGCCTGGTGGTGGCCACGGTGCTCACGATGGTGCTCGTGCCCGTGCTCTACGCCATCTTCTTCAGCGTCCCCTCCGAGAGCTAGCCCAGGAGTCAACCGTTGCTGCAACCGCTGCCCGTTCCGTTCGTCGATTCTGTCTTCCACCCCACCGATTTCAGCGAGGCCAGCGACCGCGCGTTTGCCCACGCACTGGTCGTGGCCCTGGTTCGCCAGACCCGCCTGACGATCTTTCACGCCGGAGGCAGCCCCACCGAAGATTGGGAGAAGCTCCCGCCCGTGAGGCGCACGCTCGAACGCTGGGGCCTGCTCGAAGCGGGAAGCCCGCGCTCCGCCGTACTGGACGAGCTCTCGGTCCACGTGTCGAAGGGCCAGGCGGGCGGAAACCCCGCGCGGGCCTGCTTCGCCGAGATTCAGAGGCTGGAGCCGGAGCTCGTCGTCATGGCGACGGAGGGTCGGGATGGCCTCGCGCGTTGGCTGCGCCCGTCCGTCGCCGAGCGCCTGGCGCGGCGCTCGAACACGATGACGCTCTTCGTTCCCGCGAGCGGTCGGGGCTTCGTGGATCCGGCCAACGGAAGCCTGACGCTGCGCCGCATCCTCGTGCCCGTGGACGAACGGCCCGATCCCCAGGGC
This window of the bacterium genome carries:
- a CDS encoding efflux RND transporter periplasmic adaptor subunit, giving the protein MMKLRTKVLQAGSALLAGLALAIPVGCGDEAPPPAEVVRPIKILEIGGGGEGARREYPGTIGAAQSAELAFEVAGKLDAFPVEEGQEVETGTVLASLDARDYDARLDKAQAKTNHARSEYKRAKTLYDEGVTPEAERERKQRLLEIAEADLREAQKAVEDTVLRAPFSGAVARKLVEDFENVQAKQPVVLLEDDTSLEIVVDVPERDILQRGQDTGDNAEVTRRIDPMVLLTALPDRSFPARVKEFSTSADPTTRTFQVTLAFDPPTDTRVLPGMTAKVTIRAPEELGSGLSLPASSVLADENGASYVWVVDPSAMTVSRRAISVGELAGDRVSVTSGLAPGDWVAVSGVHHLREGMQISRAGD
- a CDS encoding efflux RND transporter permease subunit, encoding MNFADIALRNRTVTLVLTAVMIFGGLNAFQSLSRLEDPEFTIKDALVITPYPGASAYEVENEVSDEMELAVQQLAQLKEVTSKSDRGLSTLTVSIKDQYDRARLPQVWDELRRKVGDAQRNLPPGAGPSLVIDDFGDVYGVFVAVYGPEYNYAELKDFVELLRRELLLVQDVAKIELWGERTEAIYVEPSRERMSQLNVPMEAVMAELRARNLVADAGRVEVGPEFIAIQPGGLFDSVEDFENLRISGGASGSQIRLRDIASVRRGYVEPQAKILRYDGHVAIGLGISTLSGGNVVTMGELVNARAIELRDQWPLGIEVGVVSLQSAAVVTAIEGFTVSLMQAVAIVVVVLLFFMGVRSGLLIGFILFLTITGTFIFLGPMGVALERISLGALIIALGMLVDNAIVVVDGMLVRLQEGQAAEDAAREVVSQTSMPLLGATAVAIMAFAAIGTSDDSTGEYCRSLFQVVLVSLGLSWVTAVTVTPVLCVMFLKAPEGGGGDPYAGRFYAAYSAILRGCIRMRWVTVACVVGLFAVSLYGFGFVDRSFFPDSTRPQFMLDFWMPQGTHIDTTNQAVTGVEQYLLEQEKITHVSSLVGAGGMRFLLTYAPEKTNSSYAQFLVDVAPEDYTAIPGLITDAEAALRLSHPDALVNGKRFLLGPGEGGKIQVRMSGEDPNELRRIEGEVLAILAADPAAKGIRSDWGERVKVLNVDLADEEASRAGITREGVADAVKAGFDGVTIGVFREGDELLPILFRAPAEERGDVSSINDRQIWSPAAGRSIPLRQVVSGFETGFEDDMVWRRDRKRTITVHADPASGPASTVFARIRPQIEALELPTGYVIEWGGEYESSGDAQAALAGSIPLFVLLMFLIVVVLFNSLRQPTMIFLCVPLALIGVAGGLLLTGQPFGFMALLGFLSLMGMLIKNAIVLIDEIELQKRGDKSEFQAIMDSGVSRLRPVAMAAVTTALGMIPLLPDAFFVAMAVTIIGGLVVATVLTMVLVPVLYAIFFSVPSES
- a CDS encoding universal stress protein; the encoded protein is MLQPLPVPFVDSVFHPTDFSEASDRAFAHALVVALVRQTRLTIFHAGGSPTEDWEKLPPVRRTLERWGLLEAGSPRSAVLDELSVHVSKGQAGGNPARACFAEIQRLEPELVVMATEGRDGLARWLRPSVAERLARRSNTMTLFVPASGRGFVDPANGSLTLRRILVPVDERPDPQGAILRATRAAEAIGERPVEITLLHVGGEPAVPALPESDAFSLRPASAEGDVVEAILAAAEQADLIVMPTNGQDGVLDAFRGSHTERVVRRAPCPVLAVPSA